GCGGGGGTTGATTAAGGGAGTGCGCGGAGCTCGTTACGCTTTTAGGGTGGCCGCCCGTTGGATTTCTTCGTAGCTACTCGATGGGCGATGATGTCCAATTAACGGAATACCTTGTCAAACAAACCTGTTATGTCAATTTCATTTGATCCTCGGAACACGCAGGCTTAAAGTCGCGTCGCGTGCAGGGAGGACATACGTTTTTGCAGCGCTCGCAGGGAAATGTCAGAGCTACAATGTTGCGAAGATATTTCGAACGAATTTGCTAGTTATAAATCATCACAGCGATATATTGCTTTGAACATTGCACATGTAGTGTAGATAAATAGTGTAATAACAATGCACGCGTGACAACACATCCTTGGACACGTCATCGTCACATGAATGGTACGATTGTAATCATCAACGGGCACCAACAGCGTATGGACACTTGACACCGACGTAGTTGGCGAATCATCGCCTCAGAATACGGTCGTTGAGAAAAAGTATCCtaagtttcattgaaacgttaaagaaaacagaaattgtAACAGAAAGATCATAGGAACCACAGACGAAAATTATGGAAACTAGAGAGAAAATGAtagaaattttaagtaaaattataGACATGTtagaaaaacaattataaggattatagaaattgtacaaaaaatatTCAGAGGAATGATAGAAACTAATACGACCGGGCGTCTCCGATGCACTGCGAGCGCCATTGTGTCGGCGCCGACACGTGCGTCGAGTCATTGGCGCCGAGCCGCATTCCCTGTCAATTTCGAATCGATGACAGGTTCCCGCGCCGACGTTTCTCGGTCGGCGGTAAACAAATCGATGCGCCCGCGGTCCCGTGTGCCAGCGTTTCTGCAGGATCTCCGGTAACCCGCTACGAGATCGTAAAGCCGCGAAATGTCAGGGGCTTTACGAGCGGCTCGCGTTCCACGCCGCTGGAGCCGGGCTCCGTTTCTGGCGTTCCGGGTCACGCGGAATCACCGCGGtacgaatattttcgaattctaGGCCGCACGAACGAGGTACGCCTCCCACTTTCCTTCGCGAACCGTGATTCGATTTCATTCGAGCGAAAGAAACTTCCGCGCAACGAATATTGTTCTTCCCTGAAAAGAGTTCTGTTCTCTTCTGGTTCCTGATAACTCCCCGCCTATTGTCATCGGGAAATGAATGGCGCTGTACTTGTGACAGCATGATAAAAAACAGGACTGTGGGTGTTTATGCAGTGCCGTTCTATTGAGGATTCCCCTACGAAGATAAACCGCTCGGCGACTGTTGTATACATCCCACATTTGCAAAACTCCAATTGACACAGATGTATAGAATTCTTAGCTTAATAATAGAATTACCATTAACCTTCTATCTCCAAATCTCATTAAAAGATCTCTTCGTACCTCAATCAATCCTACAACCAAACGAATTCCAAGATCACTACTCTACATTTCCACAGTCATTACAGAAAGAAGGCCCTACAAGGAAATTCTGTTAAACTCCAAAGGAATCGTCTCGCGTCTCGCCGCATCAACAAAGTCCCCACCTTTCCGACCCGAATCAGGTGTCGCTACGTCCACTAACACCACGAGCCAAGGCACAAAGTGCACCGCATCGGTGTGCAGCCCCTTTCACGTTCATTCGTGTGCGTGCGTTGATCGCGGCCAGAAGGTACGAGCGGTCAGCTGACGGGGATCGTCTGCCGGGAACCGGTCCCGTGCGTACGCGCGTGTAAAAAGGGGCTCACCTTGAACGAACCGACAGTGGCTTTTCAAAGCATCCCTCCGAGCCGAGTCTCTGCCAGCTGTCTGTCGCCGGATCGAACCCCGAGGAGAGCAACATGCGCCACCCGGCTTCGACGCGCGCGAAATCCTCCAGAGATCGTGCACCGTCACCCCTTATCTTCCGGTTAAATCCACGATAACCGACTCCGATCGGCGAAGAAACGCGGTTTACCGTTCACGGACGAGGCGCGCCGGGTTCTGGGTTTGGTTAGGCGGATGACAGGAATCGCGGACGCCCACGAGGCGATCAGGAACCGCGGAACATCCGGTCGCGCTCGAATCTCACTGGCCCGACTCACTTCACTCACCGATCGCCGAGTGGCGCCGGCTCGACACTGGCTTGATTCTATTGTGAGCAAAGCCTTCTACGCCCGTCTCTGGCGTCAGACATCCGCGCCTGCGTTCTTCTTTTGCGTCATTGCCAGGAACGTACCTAGAGGATCGCTTTCGATGACGGATCATTGGTTCCTGGACACTGCGGGAATTTTCGCCAATTGCATGGggtaggaacggtggttttctgttATTCGGGGGTATCGATGTAATTTTTGGTTTTGAGAACTGCAGATTTTATTAGACGGACTTTGATGTCGTTTGtggactttgatttaatgcgattAGTGCGTTGAGTAGAGATAAGTGAGATTTGGAGCTGATCGAGGTAATGGGAGATTTTCttaagaagaaatttttctGGGTAATAGAATATTGTTAGGAGATGGGAATTATTTAatgaagataattatttaatgacgAATGATTTTGTGACGCCGATGCAGTCATTTTTATACTGTGAGTGTTCAGTAATTGCCTTTTATTAGGGAttaatttctttgagaaataaaCTATAATCTTATAGATAGTAATTGATAAAAGTATTGTTGGATTCTTGTTTCGATGAATTCTTCTATAGGCATATACACTCGCAGACTGTCATTGAACGCTTGTTGGTGCACTGAGATCGTTGATACAATGCCGTGTCGAGTCGCGTTAGCTGTTTACGTGATGAATTACCGATTGATTCGATTTGTACCTGGACACTAACACAAAGAAGTTACGTAGTAGAACACTTTAAGCCCTCGTTAATAGCGCATCAGTGTACTACGAACGTTATTAgcttgtatttttatttctactgAAACTTCTGCCTGATAAATTATCAGCTGATTCATCTAGTTTTAAGATAAACTTACATCGaagttaaaatgaattattttacgtCTTGTAATAATTCTTACACAATTGAATAAAGTTCATAAATGAATTTAGTCAATTGGAGCATTAATGTATTGCTCAGAACGGCACTTTCTTAACTTTACTTAAAACTATCATACTAATTAAAACACAGCAATCTATACTGTAAAGTGAAACTTTCAGAACAAATTTGTAGATTAATAAATTCGTTGGTATATCGATTGAAAAATGATAGAATAACGTTCTTATGCGAATCGTTCGATAATGAATTCCTCGATCCAGTGTTAGATGTCGCTCAGTGTTCGTTGGACAGATCGACGCTGCTTCTGTATCGAGCAAGCAAACGCCTGCGGTTGCAACCGTTCGAACACGTCCAGACAATTCCCTCGATATTTTAAAACTCGATCGAGTGTTCGCTGCGGTTACACGTCCAGTTGCTTCATCATCCAATGGAAGAAGCCGAGGATAGAGAAACTGAAGCTCAAAGGAATGAACGTTGCTTTTATCCATGACCATATACTGTAATTTGTAGAGAATCATAACttattatcatattttccaACACTATAATATATGCAATATGATTACTAGAACATTCTGTGCATTACTTACTCTTTCTACTCACTGCAAATTACTCTCAACAACAGCAAGAACTAGCACTCGTACCAAAATTAATCCGCATTAATTCCGAACTAGTATAATTACATACTTACATCCCTAATTGTGAAAGCTTCACCTACGGTTTCAACAcatcaatgaaattttctatattacaaacttTCTACATGTAATCTATTAACGATCtccttaataaaaataattcaaatcgcACAACTTCACTCTAACTTTTTCCAAAGTTCTAATGCTACTCTACAAAGTCGATTACCAAACATTTCATTTACTTGTAGCTGTTATTGTCAGCCACGGTAAATCGCGAAGGCGTTGGAAGGGTGCCACAGTCGAAAATAACAATAGGTTTCACTGGATAATCGTCAGCGTCAGTCTTCGACTGTTCAATTTTGAAGACTACGTCCTCGCCATTGACGACCTGTCAACGTAATAGTATCATCAGtctattaattaaacgatatttCACATTGATACCAATTGTCCACCTTTCCGAAGACAGTATGATGTCCATCCAACCAGGGTGTTGGGATAGTAGTGATGAAAAATTGACAGCCATTAGTATTCTTCCCACTATTCGCCATGCTGACGAACATGGGTCCATTGTGACCCACAGAGAAATTTTCATCGTCGAAGTATTTGCCATAGATGCTGATGGATCCAGTGCCATCGCCATTTTCGATGTCACCACCTGCAGAATCGACTCATCAGAACGAGTTCCGTGTCGTTATTCGGATTAATCACTTTACCTTGGATCATAAATTTCTTGATAACCCGATGGAACCGTGTGCCTTTGTACGTTTTACCTGCGACGCCGGTCGTCGCGAGAGCAACGAAATTCCTTACGGTTTTCGGAGCAATGTCTCCGAAGAGGCCGACCACGATTCTTCCTGCTGGATGATCGTCAATCATGATGTCTAGGTACACTTGTTCAGTGACTGTGAGTTGATCAtcctgaaataaatatttcggtTAATTCAATTTAGTCTATTACAGGAAACCCTTATTAATACATCGACGAGATCAATAATgcagaaataaatgattaatgaattgAGTTTGATTCTGGTTCGGTTCAAATTAGACCTAAGCTAAATACGTGATTTATTTCAGACTTCTCAAATATTGTGTAAATGAATTACTCTCGAAGAATTCTCTATTTTTGAACGTTTTCTAAGTTTACTTTGCTCTTAATCTCCACGTTCGAAGATCTGATGCAATTTCCACACGTGGTCGATGGAGAACAACTTACGCACATGCGATAGCTAACGACGAAAGAAACCTTACATCGTTGCCTCTGTAAATATAAGACGTATCTGATGTATACTAGGCTTCAATTCTTCCGCGTAATCTAAATCTCCCGTTGAAATTCATTGGCCAGTTTTCATCAGCCGCCTCGAACTGAATTTACACCTCGTGAATAATCTTTAGCGAACAAACTCGACACTTCATCGGTGATCGTTAATCGGAATctatgaaaatttttcttttaatacaacACCGCACTTCCACCGAACTGGACAACTCTTTTTCAAGACTTTCTCGTCCCCGTTCGATCTGAACTGAATTCCTTTAATAATTAccacagagagacagagagagagagagagagagagagaatattcACGTTTAATCCGAAGCCGATTTCCTTAATGCCGTCGACCTAACGGCACgcagaaaaacagaaatatcaCCGGCATTAAACGCGGAACGGTACCTCTAAAGTTGCGACGACCGCGACCAGGCAGGCAATCGTCAGCAGGGTCTTCATGACTTTACGATCACGCTCCCAGTGCCCCGGATTCCCTGATGCTTCCAACGCCATTAGTCAACTTCGAACCACGGGCATCAGCCGCGATCTGAAGCGCCGCGGGGCGACGCTTGCGCGGAATGCATCGGAGCACTTCGATTGTGTTAACTTAATCTCGGTAAAAATCACGTCTCTATAGAAATCAATGATCCTACACAACATCGAAGGTTTACTACATATTTATCATATACAACCTGAAATCGTCTTAAATATCAAGCTAACTTCATCGAGAGTTCTTAAAGTCCTAAGAATCTAAATGCTTCCAAATAAAATCTTCCAAACAGGTATAGAACATCAAATTCCCTCTCTAATAAAtgactaaccctttgcggtcgattCTGAAATACAAGACATTCAACAGATTTAAGTTCCATATCAATCGCTTAGTTAAAAGACAAAGAGGAATCCACGTGCTGATCTCCCGCTTCgaataatcaaatcattcgtttgcgacttagtcttccttGAACATTCTATCTCTCCAAAATATCTATATTCATCCGCAAatgattaaaacaatatcatcgAGCCTCCAAAGGGGTTAACGCGATAAACCATCGAGAAAACAGTCGCATGTCCAACGACCTCATCCCCTAAATCAGCCCGAAAGGCGTCGCCGACGGAAATTCCGAGCAGACTGGCGAATTACCAAAAAATCAACAAGTCCCGGGATTCTGGCAGCTGACTCGCAGCGTGGATCCACGGGGTCAAAGATCCTCGAAGTGCTACGGCGACCGGGCGATCCACGATCGAGGAGGCTCGAAAGCCGGGCTCGTTAAGTCCCGTTACTCCCGATCGTCGACCGGGTCGAATATCATAAAAGGTGGGCACGTCGACGAACCGTGGATAGTCGATCGAGGATGGCGAAGGACAGCACATCGCGCGGTGCACGTGGCCGTCTGACGGCGTTCGCGTTCCTCCTCGTCGCCGTCGCGTTGGCCGCGGATGCGTCGTCGGTCTATCGACGGCAACGCCGGGACTTCGTCATCCCGGACTGGATCGAGATCGTCGACGAGCCGGCCGCGGAGAATTCGAAGACGATCCAGAGggcggtcagggtcagggacgcGAAGATGACCTACGACGGCGCGCAGGTGTGGAGGGTGAAGGCCAGCGAAGGACAGACCGTGACCAGCGTCGCTCTCGAGTTCCAGGAGGCTGGTTGTTAGTAACTTTGTGGGTTCGTCATGTCTGATCGTTGGTCGATGGAGTCACTTGGTCTCAGGGGGTCGTAGAATAAGGGAGTTCACgatttaacgctgaaactaccgatggttgaactgactttttgaaattcctctgttgATACCGaaggtgcatctattgagactttaattgatttgaaaatcAGTTTGCGCGTTGCTACATGAATTTGATGATTTCTTAGAGGATATGttgttttcttaataattgcaaaatgttgATAGTAAAACTATTATTCTTTTAGGATTATTGAAAAGAGGACGCTTCCATGAGAAAGTAttggagaaattgatttagtaacgcGCGAAGTGGAGTAGAAGTTAATAGAAATCTGaatagatgtactcttagagtttctatagagaaatttgaagtctgaactgctcggtagtgttGAGTGTTTTAGAATCTCAAGGGATTCATCGAATGAATTGTTAGCTACTTCTGTTTGAAGAGAGTGAAGTAGAGATAGGAATATGTAAATGAATAATGGGTGAAAGTATTGGTGATAATTAATTTATGAGTCAAGCttttatagatttgttataTGCGTTTACTATTATGTTTTATGTCATTGTTTCTTCTtaatatcttcatttttatttagaagaatAAGGGAGCCATGCATTTGATCAATGAAAGGATTGCGAGTTAAAAGGATATGAGGAATACTGTTTCAGCATCGATTTTTCTGTCTGTGGTCTACAGTATTTTCTCTATGGTTGGGTAACGAGACAACATTCGACGTAATGGTGCGCTCGCAGGAGATCCCGAGAATCGCCCGTTACCTGCAACAAAAAGACTTACAATATAACGTGGTGATCGAGGATCTACAGAAGAAAATCGACGAGGAGAATCCCCTGCCGTCCGAAGAAGAAATGCAGGAGATGGAGGGTCGTTTTGGTTCGTAGAAATCTTTGCCATTCTATTCCCATGCAAATTGGAATTTGCTTACTATTCTGCCTTCTATCTACCTACGATTTCCACCTATCTACGAGAGCTGCGATCTCTTACTTTAGATCTCTGAATGATACTCGTTCAAATGGACCGAAACGAGTGgctgcagtaataataatactcgCTTTATCGCCATGAAATCGTAATCTACGAGTTCTCCCGTAAAACGCATATTTAAAACACTTCATTCTTTGGATGGTAAATCGTCAGTTAGATTTCCatataaatcgaataattatacAGACAAATGTTCTGCAAGATAACCGTGCAGAGGCCAGAAAATCAGATTCAACGATTACTGAAGTTCACGCTTCCGTGAAATAAAACCCGTCCAACGATCGCCggttgaaagaaaaaaatgtttcacttgTCATTTTACTCGTTCCACTGACACGAATGGCTCCGACGAGGCAGTGGGTAGTCCGGTCACGTAGCGAAGAAAGCCGAGGGAAACAAATGGCCGTGTCGAGCCACCGATTCGAAAGTGATTTTGATAAGCGCCGCTTAACAGCCCCGTTAGACGTCCCGGGCAAATTAATCGCGTGAAACTTCCACGGCCGTCTAATGACATTCTAATGCGTGGACAAACTGTCAACGCAGTTTGCTCGGCAACGTAATGTTACCTTCTGgcacttttatttttctttgaaacgaacaATCTCAAAAGAATCTTTCACATTTTGTCATTATCAAGAACGATCCATGATTCTAATTATCATCGCTATACATTTTGATTTTTCGTCGTAtcgaatatatttctatttcgaAGAATAGAAGATTTACATAATATTCCATCAACGATATAAGTATTGTCAACGCAGTTTGTTCGACAACGTAATGTTACCTTCTGgcacttttatttttctttgaaacgaacaATCTCAAAAGAATCTTTCACATTTTGTCATTATCAAGAACGATCCATGATTCTAATTATCATCGCTATACATTTTGATTTTTCGTCGTAtcgaatatatttctgtttcgaAGAATAGAAGATTTACACAATATTCCATCAACGATATAAGTATTGTCAACGCAGTTTGTTCGACAACGTAATGTTACCTTCTGgcacttttatttttctttcaaacgAATAGTctcaaaagaatatttcacattttgtcATTAACGATCCACGAATCTAATTATCATCGCTATACATTTTGATTTTTCGTCGTAtcgaatatatttctatttcgcAGAATAGACGATTTACATAACATTCCATCAACGATAtaagtattcaaataatttataacttgCACGAATTTACCAGCAGGATTCATTAGCTCAATGAAGCTCTTGAATGATTACCTACCGTCGCACTGTTTTTCAGTAGAATCGAACGGGGTTAGCAACCTCGCCGCGATTTAACCTGCTTACACAGTTCCGGTCCGATAATGCTGATTAACATTAACAGTTACGCGGTGCCCGTGGTCTCTCGCATCTGCAACGCACGTGCAGATCCATCTGTTACTCTCGGCGGACGAGTTTACGCGATTCACGCGCGATGTACGATACGAATATCCCGTTAGCCATTCCCGGGCAGATCTTTGGGTACGCTCGCCTCGATTGGCAGCGGGCCCAGTTGGAAAACGACTGGAGAAACCGACATCTTCGGACCGGCAATTCGAACGGAATCGTAAATGAGGGGAGCTGCGCAGAATGTAATTCAGTGATTGATGGATGATCGAGGGGAAATGGGTTGTCAGGCTTCTATCTCGTCCGAGTTAATGATAGAAGCCGCGACGTTGGACTTTGAGTACTCAAAAACAGATAATACCTACTTTTCCACCGGACATAAATCAACTTCGGATTACCGTAATAAAACTACGATTAACTGGATCGATTATCTGATCTGACAAAtatacttttaacactagaactaccatatgaatcaaaatgactcattccttgAAAACCGATTAAAGAAAGTTAAGTACTAGCTAATCTAAAATGTAAACCAATTGAAAATCTGAATAACTAGCTTAAATAAAGAGATCTTCGAAAGTCAGTTCGAGTggccggtagttctagtgttaatttcttaatgaatCTTAATCTGACTCATTCAAGTTCTTGCATTTAGGTATGCgtacaatgaaattttacaaataagCTTCCATTCGTGCTTCTCAATTTGTCTACCTGTCTCCGAATCGAACTGGATAATCGAGTTTCTACTGTGCTGCTCGATTTAATTCACGTTTCTTTTATGGTCAAAGTCTTCCTAATTCAGAGACCGGCTATCGATCTATCTATAGACTAACAGGCAACGTCACCTACCACCGATCACTGAGCTTCCGAGTAATTTTCTAGCTCGTTACGCTTGGTGGCAGGGAGTCAGGGTGCGAGGTAGATACCCACGTCCTCGTCCTCTTCGTTATCCTGTATCTGTGAACGGTGGAGGTGCTCCCTGGCGCTTTAGGGGTGAGATTCCCGCGCGCATAATCCGCTTCGTCGATTCAGAATCACTTTGCTGCGCGAATTCTCCCTGCGAaattctctctcgctcgctggCTCGCGATGTTTACGCAAAATTGCTTGGAACTTTCATTCGTGAATACGGAAATCTGCCCTTtacgttt
This is a stretch of genomic DNA from Nomia melanderi isolate GNS246 chromosome 1, iyNomMela1, whole genome shotgun sequence. It encodes these proteins:
- the LOC116424859 gene encoding peptidyl-prolyl cis-trans isomerase B; this translates as MALEASGNPGHWERDRKVMKTLLTIACLVAVVATLEDDQLTVTEQVYLDIMIDDHPAGRIVVGLFGDIAPKTVRNFVALATTGVAGKTYKGTRFHRVIKKFMIQGGDIENGDGTGSISIYGKYFDDENFSVGHNGPMFVSMANSGKNTNGCQFFITTIPTPWLDGHHTVFGKVVNGEDVVFKIEQSKTDADDYPVKPIVIFDCGTLPTPSRFTVADNNSYNIWSWIKATFIPLSFSFSILGFFHWMMKQLDV